In a single window of the Zea mays cultivar B73 chromosome 5, Zm-B73-REFERENCE-NAM-5.0, whole genome shotgun sequence genome:
- the LOC100274298 gene encoding Probable UDP-arabinopyranose mutase 1-like: protein MAGTVTVPGSSKPSTPLLKDELDIVIPTIRNLDFLEMWRPFFQPYHLIIVQDGDPTKTIKVPEGFDYELYNRNDINRILGPKASCISFKDSACRCFGYMVSKKKYIYTIDDDCFVAKDPSGKDINALEQHIKNLLSPSTPFFFNTLYDPYREGADFVRGYPFSLREGAHTAVSHGLWLNIPDYDAPTQLVKPKERNERYVDAVMTIPKGTLFPMCGMNLAFDRDLIGPAMYFGLMGDGQPIGRYDDMWAGWCVKVICDHLSLGVKTGLPYIWHSKASNPFVNLKKEYKGIFWQEDIIPFFQNVTIPKDCDTVQKCYIYLSGQVKEKLGKIDPYFAKLGDAMVTWIEAWDELNPAGPAAGKDKAK from the exons ATGGCGGGCACGGTGACGGTCCCGGGGTCGTCGAAACCCTCCACGCCGCTGCTCAAGGACGAGCTCGACATCGTGATCCCGACGATCCGCAACCTCGACTTCCTCGAGATGTGGAGGCCCTTCTTCCAGCCCTACCACCTCATCATCGTGCAGGACGGCGACCCGACCAAGACCATCAAGGTCCCCGAGGGCTTCGACTACGAGCTCTACAACCGCAACGACATCAACCGCATCCTCGGGCCCAAGGCCTCCTGCATATCCTTCAAGGACTCCGCCTGCCGCTGCTTCGGCTACATGGTCTCCAAGAAGAAGTACATCTACACCATCGACGACGACTGCTTC GTTGCCAAGGACCCATCAGGCAAGGATATCAATGCTCTTGAGCAGCACATCAAGAACCTCCTCAGCCCGTCCACACCGTTCTTCTTCAACACCCTGTACGACCCCTACCGTGAGGGTGCTGACTTTGTGCGTGGATACCCCTTCAGCCTCAGGGAGGGTGCCCACACTGCTGTCTCCCACGGCCTGTGGCTGAACATCCCTGACTATGATGCACCCACCCAGCTGGTCAAGCCTAAGGAGAGGAACGAAAG GTACGTTGATGCTGTCATGACAATCCCCAAGGGAACCTTGTTCCCCATGTGCGGCATGAACCTTGCCTTCGACAGGGATCTCATTGGCCCTGCCATGTACTTCGGTCTCATGGGTGATGGCCAGCCCATTGGTCGCTACGACGACATGTGGGCCGGATGGTGTGTGAAG GTCATCTGCGACCACTTGAGCCTGGGAGTCAAGACTGGCTTGCCATACATCTGGCACAGCAAGGCTAGCAACCCCTTCGTTAACTTGAAGAAGGAATACAAGGGCATCTTCTGGCAGGAGGACATCATCCCCTTCTTCCAGAACGTGACCATTCCCAAGGATTGCGACACCGTCCAGAAGTGCTACATCTACCTCTCTGGACAGGTGAAGGAGAAGCTTGGCAAGATCGACCCCTACTTTGCCAAGCTCGGTGACGCCATGGTCACCTGGATCGAGGCCTGGGATGAGCTGAACCCGGCTGGCCCCGCGGCTGGGAAAGACAAGGCCAAGTAG